TTTGCGATTCCCAGTGAATCTAATGGCATTTTTTCAACAAGTTTCTGCACGAAAAAGTTGCAGCGGCCAGTGCTAACTGCAACATGGAGTGCAGTTTCCTCAAAGCTCGAAAGCTTAGCAGTAATTGCACTGTGATCATCAAGAAAAATTCTCTCTGCAGCTACCCAATCACCATTTATTGCTGCTTTATACAGTGGCAAATAGTAAATACTATCTTTACAATCCAGCCTTGCATTTGTCCCTGGCCAATACTCGACATATCATTCAAGAGTTCAAGTAAATCAAAAGAATTTCTTTATAATTGCTTACTCGATGTGTTCTCATTTTCCCTATCTGTAGTTTTGATCTGCTGCAAAGAACCGTTCATCGCTTCCTGATCTCTACGACGTGATTGGAATTCTTTATCATGATGGTCACAGCCAAGCAGAATCCAATAGCGGTTGACAATTTAAGTTCAATTGGTCAtacgaagaaaaaaaaaattaaaaactttaacaGAGTTTGCATATCAGCATTGCAAAGCTccaaattaacaataaataaaatctaattaaaatactaaattaaatttaaaatttaaggaaAATAAAGCCTACTAAAAAaagaggaagaaagaagaaaacacAGACACAGAACATCAAGAACAAAAAaacaagacaaaaaaaaaaaaaaaaaacaaaaacaaaaacaaaacatgAATTAAATTCAGCCATTTCTTATTCTTCTGTATGGTCCATGCTCTCTAGCTCACTCTAGCAACGcaacaaataatttaattcaccGATCCACTCACCGGCAACGAAAAATAAGGGACCAGCTCTTCAATGAATATCTGCACCGCCTTCTGCCCCCTACTTTCTTGTCCTCGCCAACTTCACTTAGTTACCAAGATAGTGCCTGACAAATGAATTTTAATGGGTTTTTGTTTTGTTGGGAGCTTGCTATCTGCTTGGTGACTGGTACATTTTCTAGATTTTGCTCGACCAAAATCGGGAACTTTTGGAATTTATGGATCTCTAGATCTGATTAGGGTTTTCATTCAGGAGCAAAGTGGAGAAGGAGCTGTATATAGTTTAAGGGACTGAAGCACTTGGGTGAGCAATGCAGTTTGCTAGTTTCGTCAGTCAACTCTtggatttgctttaaaaaagaagaaaaagatcaTGAATTTAAATTGAGTGATTATTTGGAGGGAGATTTAttatatggttgttttgatatttttattattaataaattaatttatatatttttaaaaatctattaaaatattttttctattatcaatgaaataattttttcatatatttatattattaaaaatataataaaaaaaattaaattgtccCTTTCTTTTTCTCCACTTCTTCTTCCTATTcgattctttcttttttttttcttttaacttttttcttttttttttttttattttataaattcttCTTTATTCTTCTTTAAAAGGGAAGAGGAGAAATAGacggttttttttcttttttttttatcttttcaaaaaaaaaaattcgttcatgaaaaaatataaaattaaaataataaaaatatttttaatagatttttaaaaatataaataaaaaataaaaaattatatttgatatatttaaaattttaaagattttctttaattttttttagaatttaaaatacTTATATGTATTCATAgatatatttgatatatttctaaaatttaaagagtttatttaatatattgcttttataaatataaatttttacgtaattataaattataaatattgtaattaataattataatttttctatttaaaaattaattatatttatcatatttactttaattaaattaaatttttataattattttaataaagttaaaatcattaaatttagtagataaagaataaattatatataaattagattgactttagttattttttattaattaaattaattgcttTTATTTCTGTTagagtgatatgttgcatttatcaatgcaaaaaaattaaaaaatatagtttaaaattataaataaattaaattaaaattaaaaatcaaactaaattaataaattaatttgagatatatttattaaaaaattaaaatataattattaaagttactaaaattttgaatttattttacaattatctcatttaaattatattaaaatattaatttaaagtaaataataacataatattttcattaaatttaattatttaatataataataagatataaataaatttaaataattaatataaaatatattaattaatttctataattcagtatattttatttacaccgcgaaaaattcttaatttttttttaccattattTCTAAAATCGGAAggtttaagatttttttaatatatattatcccATAAAGAATATGAATTCCTAAGTCAAAATAATTATGGGCAcaatgtttaaattaattaaaaataaattaatgtattaaattttttgttttattattttactattatctcggaaacaaaaaataatggaaaattttattatttatttactgtAGTTTAGTAAAAAACAATTTAATCTCTTTATCATTTAAACAAAtagtataattattaataaatttttatatttataaattaattttttatttattaaattttaatatcgtgaaaaataataaaataaaaggagtCATTTTTTAactgattaaataaaaaataaattattaagagAGAAAATTTAGATAGAAAAGAATTCTTTAGCTTGAATTAAATTCATACTGTGTTAAAAATTcatgattcaatttttttttattttattgttaaatataaaatattaaatttaataaatttaagagattagtttgtataaaatataagtaattataatatttaagaactaatatgtaaaaatataagaatgaattataatttttttattataaaataaaattttataataaatttaaaaatatataaattaaattatatattttataatgttgaggattaaaatataatttatcttaattaaaattatttttaattgaataaatattaagtcaatatttttttaacagtaTTAAAGTGAAAAGTCTGAAatcacattattttttattataaattaaattataaaattctacttaaaaaatatattaaattatatttttttaaattgttttattttaaaataataactatttagtttttacaattaaaaatattaactatttagtatattttaaaaaaatatagtaattaaataattaattttattcgatcaaaatactaaatattaaaatttttaataatatttttcttcatctttttaaGATGAgtaaatttaacataaaatttGTAATGGTTCAAAGACGATAAGCTTTTATTATAttcttttgaaaattttcatgcaAGTTTAAgattagaatttttaaaaaaattatatataatttttaaaaaaattatatataatttttaaaaaaattatttgaattcttttgTTAAGGTAAAAATTTCTGCAATCAACAAAACTAAAACACCCTTTGGTCTAAAACAGTTTTCCATCGCTTTACAAAAGCTTGAATTGTTAGACTACCGAAGATTGATACAGAATCCAATGAATGGCAAGCTATCCCTTCTCTCTCTTGTCCTATATTGTTAATGTGCTCCCATCTGCAAGCAACTAAACATTCTCGTTAACCTTCCCTCCATGCTTAATTGTAAACAAAAAAGAGCGTAAACTGTGAAAACAACAGCTGCATACCTGGATCCAAGTTTGCTGATGATTCCATTGTCCAAAATTGCAGTCGCAATCATTCTCCTTCCCATGGATTCAAAGTATGCATGAATGCATCAGCCCTAAATGCGCTGGGCAAAATTCATTCACCACGTACTTCAATGGATCCACAGTCCACTCCCACCCCACTACACACAATCAATATTTCTCTGCAGAGCTGCCACATATGCACCTGTTTCAGAAGCCACGGACGTTACCTCAGCTGTAGCTGCACTGCATGCTATGGAGTTACCGGTGGAACCACCGGCGGCTCTGGGATCAGGTACCCAGAAATTGATGCACTAGCCTGTCAAGATCAAAATTAACCAACCAGTCAAATAATAGTAACACGTAGACACATATAAAACATTAGATGCACTTGAATATTATAAAAGCATATAGTTTCACCATGATTATTGAGAATGTGAAGGCCGACAGAAACGATTAACAAATATGTAAGATGGTGGTTAGAGGTGGCAGCGGCGGCTACTGTGGACCGGATGATTCCGATATCATACACAGGCGTCATGTTTGGCTGGAACAACCCGAAATTCCTCTCACAAGTAGGTCCAGGCTTGAGATTTTCAttgaaaagagagaaaatgtaAGTCTCAATTGTCCTGTTGGGCAGGAGAGGAGTTCCAGCACCAGACATTACATGCTTCATGAGATTTCCATTGTACTCAGCTGCAGCTTCTTCATCAACGCCAATTTGTGATGTATCTCCCTTGGAAGGCCACCCTGTTTCGGCTATAACTATATCAACATCGGCGAAACCAAGAAGTTTCATCGCTGAAAAGACTGCATCAATCTGCTCATCTAACATGTTTGTGTAAACAAGCTTGGTATTTTCATCCTCCACTCCAGAAGTAGGCCTGAAAAGTGCATAATCAAGAGTATCTTCTGAGAAGCCGAAAAATGGATATGGGTTGATCATGAAAGGTGAATTGGTATCTCTGAGAAAGCTAAGCAATGGTTTAAGCACATGAATATCATAGCCTTGTCGAAATTTTCCAGTGGATGGTGGGCTTGAATTTGATAGAATGCCTAAAGAATGAGGTGTAGAGACTTTGATTTTAGTGTCTAATGATGCTTCAACAAGGGCAGTGTGGAGATTTTCCATTGCTGGAACAAGGTTTGCTATGAGCAATTTGTTTGCAGTTGATAAAACTTCATTGCCAACTAAAATTCTGATGATATTAGTGGCAGGAACATAAGGTTGGATGTTTGCTTCCAACCATTCTTCAGCATAGCTCAGCTTGGTAAGTTGAGGGATTTGATCATTAGGGACAGTTACTGTGAGTGCAATCCCAGTGTTAGCAAATGCTTCTAAGACTTCGGTATTCGTATCGAAGAGTCTAACACGGTTGATAATGGTGGATTCTACGAGAAAATGAGCAACTTTTGTCGGGGGAGGAAGATCATCTGCCAAAGTACCATAGTTGACTCCAAGATCACCTTCAACTCCTAAGTAAATAGCaccattttcatttattaactattaatgataataatacagAGCATTTTGTTTTTTGGGCTAATTAGATTGAGATAAATAGCCATACCTGGAAGTAGAGTTGATTCAAGAAGCAGAAGAGCAGTGAGCATTGAACCACAAAGAGAATAGAAGCTCTTCTCCATAACTTTGGTTGTAGGAGGTGAAGATTGAGAAGGGTAGACTATTACGTCAAGCAATGTTTGAAGAATAAGTGAACATGGAGATTCTTTTCTTTGCTTTTAGGGTATTTCTTGTGTGCTAATTGTAAAAGAACTTTATTCTGTTTTTGCTTGCTTTAACTTCAACTTTcccttttatttgaattttgttTTTAGTATATACTATTTGATATCTGAAGGTTGATTCGATTTAAATATGCACAGAAAATAAACACCTTCATCAAGCTGTTTCTCTCTAGATTTTACTATTATGGCTCTTCCTTTTTCCAGCTTTATAGGTGGAGGGGTTGATCTTTGATTCCGATCTTCAGtatgtttataattttttgtggTGCTATTGCCGCTGGCCGCTTCCAACAGCAATGACGCCAAACATCTCAAGCGGTGGCAATTTTCCGTCTCCTCGTTTTCCCTATTTTGCCCTAGTGTTCTGTTATCTTGGATTGGGCCTCATGTATTTGGAGTGGACTGAGTAGTTATTTGTTAAAGTTTGATTGTCTTTATAAGCTGGGCTTTGGGCCTTGTGAGCAGAATTCTGATAATCTtctggaaaaaaaataataaaaagatggTTAGCGAATGAGTGTATCAAACAAAATTTCTTCCAACTACTTTAACTGATTTGAATCGGTGGCGGACCGAAAGCAAAGTTCGGCGGGGCCCTTGTCCCCCAACccccattttttttaattacatgtTGTAATCTCTcttccttttttgttttttttttttttaatatacattcTATTTGACTACAAAGTACTAGTGGTAATTAAAATTGTGCATAGTTTCTGAAATTTCAACCATGAGtcctattaaaataaaaaaatattaataatatagaaattaaatcatatcaaattaaatttatttaattatttaattttaattttaatttaattttttataattatatttaaaaaaattaaaattttattttatatatgtattttaaaGTGATTTTAGTGATATTATAAAatagttttaatataattttataaattatattattaaaactatatgattttattttaaaaaatttcaatttaaattttataaaatattaaataatattaagtaaaatattatataaataaataaaagtatataaaactcaatttaataaaaaattaatttattatatatatatatatatatatatatatatatatatatatatatatattctccttaattattttttatatttaatattatctacttattttttttaaatagtatctacttatttttataaattaaattattcatataatttaaatataaacggctctatattaattattaaataattattatcaatattataaaataataatatattttaatgagttattaaaaatttttaactatataatttaaataatttaatttattaattatagtttattttatctaaataaattttatatgtatatacatttatatatttattatttcagtCATAAATCTATTActtactttataattttaattatacgagtaaatacatataaatatatttttatatattaattatatatgtatttttttaatcaaaattatataattaataattatatataaaataatataatacttTTCTTGAGAATTACCGGTAAAATCACGTGTAATATCTTTTtactattactattattattattatttaaatactaatattattacttttattattgtttttaatgttaattatttattacttttaattttttttctacttCACATTGAATTTTGTCcgcattaatttaatttcatataataaacagattaaatgaaatttaaaaaaaataatgagttAGAAAATTATTACTCTCTAAATGCAATTGGAATCGGTTTGTTAAACAACAGTCTGAATGGCGAAAGGCTTTCAGAGTCTGTCAAAAAACAGTCagtcaaattaattaaattaaatttttataaaatttttgaactcAAACGTAAGgaataatgttttatttaataaattgatCCAATTAATAagaatagaatttttttttaatcaacaacaatttagttaaattaaaatgtatttttaattttttatattaaattaaaatcttattATAAAGTTAGTTTAAGATGTATATAAACAGAATAAAGTTTGCATAATTGAAGCTAAAGTTTATTAATGTGAAACCTTAGTGACATAGACAATTGTCATGTGTTTAATTGTCGGGAATCTCTATTAACATTACCTGCTTTTGTTTTCTCAAAGCTACTAAAGAAAAATTTCCACTTGTCTGTCCCTTCCCAGCTCtgctttttatatttatttaaaaaatttttaatttaatccaaataatataaaaaaaaactcattcattgaaatttttaattttaaaaaaattaaaatatttttaaaatttttaaaaaatttattaaataattttttcataaatattttattttattgtccgtaatgtatgaaaaaaaaactaattaattttaattttataaaaatatctactaaTCAATTTCTCTATACTGAAGacattttagatttttatataatatttgatggctaaaatttaattgatagactaattagtaaattttttaaaatttttataatattttaatatattttttaaaattaaaagaccacctaataaaattttctatatcacaaaaatcaaataataattttctcaatttATTTCTTATGCTCTAGTGTGATTTTTTTAGCCtatcaaattaatataaaaagaataaacAAAGTTTAAGTTACTTCCTTTGACTCCATCTAAGTCCTTTAATACCAAATCAACGTACAAAAATCAATgagcaaaattttttaaaaaataagagtgAAAAACCATGAGATATTGAACCTagcagagagaaaaaaaaaataaaaatgagaggAAAAAGTCTAAAATGAGAGACCATATTCAAGAAaaaaagagagcaaagaaaaaaaaaggagagctTATATATAGCAGAGCGGAAAGTGAGAGAGAATATTTgggaaaatttatatttttctatattagaGAGAGAGTATTTGGGGAGATctatatttttctatatttttacttATGTATTCAAAGTCATACTTGACTCTGGTTAACCTTGTCCTTTCTTTTCCTAGTAGTTAGGAATATGAGGATGTATTTTCCGATGAGATACCTCCTAAACTTCCACCTATAAAGGGTATTGAACATcaaattaatttcatattagGTGCTATTATTTCAAATAGACAAACATATAGATGCAACCCTGAAGAGAATAAAGAGTTACAAAAACAGGTGAAAGAGCTATTAGCCAAGGGATATGTAAGGGAGAGCATGAGTCATTGTGTTGTTCTTGTGCTTTTAATGCTAAAGAAGGATGGTACATATCAAATGTATATGGATTATTGTACAATTAACAAAATAACAGTAAAATATCATCATCCTATTTCTCAGTTAGATAATATGCTTATTGAGTTGTATAGTAGTGTTATGTTTTATAAGATTGACTTGAAAAGTGGTTACTACCAAATTAGGATGAAATCAGGTGATGAGTGAAAAActgcttttaaaataaaatatggtgataaaggactaattagactctgtcacgagttttaactaatatcgtttggctaagacgatataagagaaaagataggctgaAAGATGaacagtcttattgaaattcttcaaagatagcaaaagtgagtttctaatagtcaagagaggctatttataatagaaacaaaaccctaatatgcaaaattataaaaatattcaaaaaaataattaaaatgcaaaattgactctctaaacgatgaaatttccatatcgaacttagttgtaacgacccggaaaccggatcgctaccggcgctagggttcagatcgacttaaggtcgccggaacccatagcaagcctattatacatcctttgtacctgataaaatctcatacatgatcatacattatcacaaaaacttaaacattccatAAAACCAAGCTCCACCTGTACATATATCatactgaaaatataaaactcatactagagccctcatcaaatgctctagtatggttaacatcacatgcctcaagatTGGTTCAAATATactcataattaaaaacttttacataaagatcatgttaaccgggattacaaaggtaaagaaaactagggccaaacacaattctaatccattaaaacaatacatgtccacaactattctattacattaggCTATATCCGCTACTATGCCGACTTCCCGAGTTATCTTGGACCCTGCAAACCTacggttaggggaaagggataagctataagagcctagtgagcagaacataaaaacagtttaataatcatatgctcgtatgaaatgcatcacaacacaaacaattcacatcaagatggacttgtcaccagtaaccctctacatattccaatgtgcCCAGCCATCGACGgaactcctcaggactttcgcttaaatataacataacatatccataatgccaggggcgtagaatgggtctcacctggattttcccttacatattgccaggggcgtagaatgggcctcacctggacttccgtatcgtatcatatcatatcatctcgagggttagtgggtcatccaatatccatccatatcaacagtaaattatgcaatgcatcatatttgtgaattctaatgcaaacatcctaatatataaacatagcattcgtaatgcatgaacatgcttaaaaattggattactttaaaacaatatattagttcagttctactcacctctggctgacgctcgtcTAACAATgacgcagctaactcactgaaggcctctacggtctcccaggtccgatcctatacagatggactcaaatgaaacAATatattagttcagttctactcacctctggctgacgctcgcctaacaatgacgcagctaactcactgaaggcctctacggtctcccaggtccgatcctatacagatggactcaaatgaggaaccaaacataactattacatgactctaaacaactccctaaaaatccctttaaacataccaaaacatacacataaaacaagcaaaggaaggctgggtaggggacttttggtggcaggttcggtggccgaaggtccctcacagattcgaaagtcagggactttcgggggcaagtttggcggcctaagcccttcacagatccgaaagtcagggactttcgggggtgggttcggcggccgaaaccccttcacagatccgaaagtccatgctttcgggggcaggttaggaggccaaaaggctgccttcaCCAGCAAGTTCGGCTGCAAAACCttgctttggctgccgaacctagatTCTTCAGCacggcagaacccgattctgtccTATGCATACAAcctccaaaactctcaaatcctcacacccaactcctcaaaacatgcatactcactcatcaagcataaagggcataaaaactagcttaaaccccaacaaacaataataaaaaacaacacaagagcaaacattcataaacaacccaactcaaaccctataacattagatctaaccatttcatgcattattaacccttaaccctttcttaaaacttgattaaaacataagaaaaacaaggatctaggcttaactcttggagatctaaaggtgacagcaatcccaacgtggagatgaggtaaaacggtctccggaggtctccaaggtttcaaaacttggattcaagctcaaatcttcaaaaacaaggcaAAACACATGAATTtctgaaagatctgaaggaaaaacaacaaaagcaTCAAAGGGTGGCAAtgactcacctatgcccgaaaatggagagaaaaactctctTATTTTCGggctggaggcctcttataggtggctggataaaccaccttcgggggccgaaagaggAGGTCCCGCGACGGCACCACCTTCAGCGACCGAACTTAAAGTTCAGTggtcgaacctggtttttcccttccaaaactattttcttcaaaactattttctttcttttttgaaaccttaaaattttcaatattcattttttaaaaaccttattttacccttcctaaagagattccagcttcgagattctgagttccaacggagattccgtcggaagattgaaattctgacgccggagtctagccagatATTACATTAGTGACAGGCCTGCGGTcctcgtcacacttttgaaattcgtgcgtctcgaaattttttttcgaaaagctatcgtgggtctctatcggacgtcggcagcaaaagttaaGCTCAGTCTAAGTTTGCCGTAACGTGCAAGGTTTGTTGCTCCATGTCACATGGTTCATATGAGTGGTTGGTAATGCCATTTAGACTTACAAATGCTTCTACCATATTCatgagattaatgaaccatATTTTAAGAGCTTTCATTAGAAAATTTATAGTTGTCTATTTGGATGAATATTTGCATTATCTTAGGGTTGTATTTGATATTCTAAGGCATGAGAAATTATATGCAAATACTAAGAGGTGTTCTTTTTGCATGAATAAGGTAGTGTTTCTAGGATTTGTTGTTAGTGCTAATAGTGTTAAGGTTGATGAAGAGAAAATCAAACCTATCCAAGAGTGATCGAGGCCTAGAAATGCTAGTGAGGTTAGGAGTTGTCATGGGCTGGCTAGTTTTTATAGGAGGTTTTTGCTTAATTTTAGTAGTATAGTAGCCCCTTTAATAAACTCATGaaaaagaatattatttttgtgtgaggagaagaagaaaagaaaacattTAATGAGTTAAAACataagttatgttctactccaCTACTTAttctgtttaattttataaaagttttttgaaattaaatgtgatgcttgtggaaaAGACATTGGTGCTATTTTGATGTAAAAAAGAATTCAATTGCATATTTTAGTGAGAAGTTAAATGGAGTTATCTTaaactattccacctatgacaagAAACTATATGCCTTAGTGAGAGCCTTAGAGATATGGCGGCATTACCTATGGTTGAAGGAGTTTGTCATCAATTTAGACCATCAAGCATTGAAGCACATTAAGGCACAAGACAAGTTAGGCAAGATATATGCAAAGTGGGTGGAGTTCATTGAGTCTTTTTCTTATGTCATCCAATATAAGCAAGATTCAAATTTGAGGGCGAATTCTTCTTAAGTAAAAGGGGATGATGAGGACATCATAGTTGGCATTGAAGCACTACAATTTAAAGAAGCCATAAGGTGTAGAGCCAAAGCATTGCAAACCATAGTAATGGAATATTCAAGAAAAGGAGTTTTAAGCCATAA
The sequence above is a segment of the Manihot esculenta cultivar AM560-2 chromosome 5, M.esculenta_v8, whole genome shotgun sequence genome. Coding sequences within it:
- the LOC110616158 gene encoding glucan endo-1,3-beta-glucosidase isoform X1; translation: MEKSFYSLCGSMLTALLLLESTLLPGVEGDLGVNYGTLADDLPPPTKVAHFLVESTIINRVRLFDTNTEVLEAFANTGIALTVTVPNDQIPQLTKLSYAEEWLEANIQPYVPATNIIRILVGNEVLSTANKLLIANLVPAMENLHTALVEASLDTKIKVSTPHSLGILSNSSPPSTGKFRQGYDIHVLKPLLSFLRDTNSPFMINPYPFFGFSEDTLDYALFRPTSGVEDENTKLVYTNMLDEQIDAVFSAMKLLGFADVDIVIAETGWPSKGDTSQIGVDEEAAAEYNGNLMKHVMSGAGTPLLPNRTIETYIFSLFNENLKPGPTCERNFGLFQPNMTPVYDIGIIRSTVAAAATSNHHLTYLLIVSVGLHILNNHGETICFYNIQVHLMFYMCLRVTII
- the LOC110616158 gene encoding glucan endo-1,3-beta-glucosidase isoform X2 codes for the protein MEKSFYSLCGSMLTALLLLESTLLPGVEGDLGVNYGTLADDLPPPTKVAHFLVESTIINRVRLFDTNTEVLEAFANTGIALTVTVPNDQIPQLTKLSYAEEWLEANIQPYVPATNIIRILVGNEVLSTANKLLIANLVPAMENLHTALVEASLDTKIKVSTPHSLGILSNSSPPSTGKFRQGYDIHVLKPLLSFLRDTNSPFMINPYPFFGFSEDTLDYALFRPTSGVEDENTKLVYTNMLDEQIDAVFSAMKLLGFADVDIVIAETGWPSKGDTSQIGVDEEAAAEYNGNLMKHVMSGAGTPLLPNRTIETYIFSLFNENLKPGPTCERNFGLFQPNMTPVYDIGIIRSTVAAAATSNHHLTYLLIVSVGLHILNNHG